The Apium graveolens cultivar Ventura chromosome 6, ASM990537v1, whole genome shotgun sequence genome contains a region encoding:
- the LOC141665856 gene encoding uncharacterized protein LOC141665856 — MDRSWIKVDRDSLEYEIGVEQFLIYAEENCQDPKKIPCPCCRCANFRKFSVKVIRGHLYEKGFSLGYVDWIWHGAKATTRSSVGSTISSSSSSSEEHVAASEAANVCEAGFNDLGDDCDKESYEFKRVLADAEQPLYEGSDCTKLDSILKLHNWKVRFGISDNAFSDLLSSIGSLLPSDHVLLTNAYMAKKTLSDLGLEYIKIHTCILYRGIYADVVECPKYHISRWKLGKDGKARINIPTKVMWYFSIIPRFKRMFKSASTAKLMSWHANQRTEDGQMRHPGDSPSWRNIDYRWPTSGSEPRNIRLALAANGINPHLMA; from the coding sequence ATGGATAGGTCGTGGATAAAAGTAGATAGGGATTCACTAGAGTATGAAATTGGGGTTGAACAGTTTCTGATATATGCCGAAGAAAATTGTCAAGATCCTAAGAAAATACCTTGTCCATGTTGCCGTTGCGCTAATTTCAGAAAATTCAGTGTCAAGGTAATTAGAGGTCATCTCTATGAAAAGGGTTTTAGTTTGGGATACGTCGATTGGATTTGGCACGGGGCTAAGGctactactaggtcatctgtAGGTAGCACAATTTCGTCTTCTTCTTCCTCATCGGAAGAGCATGTAGCTGCATCAGAAGCAGCTAATGTTTGTGAAGCAGGATTTAATGATTTGGGTGATGATTGCGATAAAGAGTCGTATGAATTCAAGAGGGTTTTGGCAGATGCTGAACAACCATTGTATGAGGGTAGTGATTGCACTAAATTGGATTCAATCTTGAAATTACATAACTGGAAAGTACGATTTGGTATTAGCGACAACGCCTTCTCTGATTTACTCTCCTCTATCGGCTCCTTACTTCCTAGTGATCATGTACTTCTAACTAACGCATACATGGCCAAGAAAACCCTCTCTGATTTAGGTCTCGAGTATATTAAAATACATACATGTATTCTATATAGGGGTATATATGCCGATGTAGTTGAGTGCCCCAAGTACCACATATCTCGCTGGAAGTTAGGAAAGGATGGTAAAGCGAGGATTAACATTCCTACTAAAGTAATGTGGTACTTTTCAATCATCCCTAGATTTAAACGGATGTTTAAGTCTGCTTCCACTGCTAAACTAATGTCCTGGCATGCTAATCAAAGAACTGAAGATGGTCAGATGCGCCATCCAGGCGATTCTCCTTCGTGGCGTAATATCGATTATAGGTGGCCAACTTCTGGTAGCGAGCCAAGAAATATACGTCTAGCTTTGGCTGCCAACGGTATAAACCCACATCTAATGGCCTAA